The sequence CAGTGTTGCTATCTTCTTCAGGAAACTGCGTTTAGTTTCGTTATGGCTCTTAATATCCCTGCCACCAAAAAAGACCGCACCCGTTTTTCTCACACAGTTTGCATTATTTTTCTCTCGGCATTCGGTGATATAATGCAGACAGAAAACAATGGGTTTGGATGACGATCAGTAATTACATGCAGTTATCAAAATGTGCGCGTGCATGCTGAACACAATTTGCAATTCAGAATATCCCAGATATCACAGGCATGACATTTCTTCCTTTCAGATCCTGAGAAGCCCACAGCTAATGCATCTTCGACGTAAGTATGTGTTGTTGAAAGAAGGAAAGTTAAGGCAAAGGGATGAATTAACTAGAAATCTAGAATATTCGTCTTTCCTGTTGAAGGGGAccttaaaatcagaaaaaatgttttattccgGTAACGCGAAGACATTCTTCTAGTTGTCTGCTGGCACACAGCATTCATTCTCCAAGTCATTAACACACTTAAAGCGGAAGGTTATTCATATAATTCTCCCTGTCAACGAACGAAAAGTCCTTATCCTCAAATGACACCTGGCAGTGACCATCTCCAGACAGTCAGGGTTCTATTTTCAACTAGGTGACAGCAATTTTCTCTGCACCTAATCCAGCTAAGTTTACTCCCAGTGTTCCATTCGAGTGTGTATAAAGATACACGTCCCTATCACTATTGCCATTGCTGTCATCATTAACATTGGCGTTAAAAATTCCACTACTGCCACCGGCATGACCATTGCCATCGCAATTTGCCATCCTATTCCCATAACGTTTGGCATTGCCACCGCCATTTCTATCGCAAGCGCCGTTACCATTGCCATTGCAATTACCGTTTTCATTGCCATTGTTGTCACCATTTATCATTGCCATTGCCACAGCAATTACCACTGTCGTTTCCATTGATATTGCAGTTTTAATAAGCGTCATTGCTACCATTGTTACCAATGTCATTACAATTAATGGTAAAtgctatagaccttattcataaatggcggtcacatttataattcttttgttcatcTGCAAATTAGCCttccaagcctcattttagagcaagaattcttttcaattcactgtatggtatcgaggcttggtaggctaatttgcacttcgacaaaagaattataaattgaccgccatttatgaataaggtctattgtcaATTCAATACCATCCTATATATCGCTCTTACATTCGTGACAGTGTATGCTGATGTGGTGCCATCGGACGTTTACCTCAAGGCGTCCAATGACACCTCGGATCCAACGTATGCAAATGTACAGACTACAGGAGTTTAGACTCGGAGAATGCTTGGGGAATTATTCTGTGGCGAAATTTCACCCGAATGGACAACAGAGTTTGACAGTTGCTTTTCGAAGGCATCGCTTAACTTTCGGTTTTGGTGCGTCAACCATGCAAGCAGAGTTTCATAATAGCATAGTTAGTAGTTACTACTAACAGTTACTATGATAGTACTAATTCATGAAAGGAAACCCAGGTCATTAATTGAATGTTCCTTGTAAAGAAGCTGTAAGAAACTGAATTTggtttaatttattatttttgtttaattcCAGTTTGTGTTTTATCGTTTTTGAGAATTCGATTCCACCGTCGAATGTCTGAGCACATAATTGTGGAATGGGGAATGGTTTGGGGGGTGACCTGGAAGCGAATAAGTTGCAGGCAATAAAAAATGATCCTCGTGCCTCTGTTTTGCCCATCGAGTTCCTGAAAACGAGGTTGGTATATGAGTGTCCGAGAAAATGGCTTACTGGATTTAAAGGAAAATAGCCTAGCCTCAAATTCGTAGACACGTTGCGTTACACTCAAACAACTACACCATGATAAAACGTCCCACATGTAATTAGTGTAAAATCTTTGTATAGCGTGCGTAGCAATGTTTTATCGCTTCCATTTGATTGCCTTATATATCAAACCATTTGCAAGTTTTATGAGCTAGTACACTGGaatgaaaaagagaaagagtgtACTTTAGGTGATGACGGCCCCGGCTACTAAAACCATAGAATTGTATAGTTCTACTTAATTCGAGTTTAATTCACAAATTAAGTGATTACGTTCATTGACTATAGAGTCCCTCTCGGGGGTTGGTtgttgttcccttgttccctttaaaaatttacttgtgttcccttgttcccaaaattacttttaaacttgttcccagctttttgatccctaaaattgtttatgttcctttgttccctaagatattttgtcattgttcccctgttccccagttcaaattagccatgttcccttgttcTCCGAAACCCCTGGGAGGGACCCACTATATAAGCGGTAAATACCTAGTCAGCCTGTGTGATGTTATGGCTTAATTAAGCGTTATCCTTTTATGATATTTTGTTTCATATAGATCCCATTGAAAAACAAGACTTGGAAAAAAGTGTTTATAAGACAACTTAAAGGAAAACAGCATTTTTTTCTGTACTTGTGTGATAGTGCATTTTTCCAGCATTATCATGTTGCTTGCAAAGATCATGGGCCAGTTGTCTAGGGTTTTTTCCCTTAATGGATGACCTGTTAGGATTTTTGGATGGGTAACCTAGAGCATATGATCAATATTGAATGGGTGTTCGTCTAAAATATTATTACAAAGGTCGTGGGTTTTATACAGAAAACTCTCAACTTTCAGTGAGCCTGGTGATCAGTCCCTTTTATCTGAATGAATCCCTTGAAAATAGCCCCAATTTCATACAGGGGAATGTTAAACCGAGCTGTACGAAAAACATGTTGCTCTCATTAATGGgcattagtataattacattggtgattattgaaaattctctgcgctgattggttgctcTTGAGGTGATTGTTACGCGGTAATTTTTACGCGATAATGACCTGAGcggtttattttttgtttttttcaaaatggcctccagctgtttttttgaggtaacagacgaagaaattagtTGTTTTAAAGAGAATGcctatttttcaaataatcagccatgtaattatactaaaacaattattcttgtcgccttcggcgaataattggtAAATTCATTTATAAATTAAGGTGGCTATACTCTAATTGACAACAAAGTGATAATCGCACTTGAGCAGTTGCAAAGGAGCCTGAAAAAATCCTTCTTGAACGGGACTTGAACCAATGAACATGCGATTGAACTGCACCTGCTCTACTatctgagctatgaaaccatcCAGGACAACCCGTTCTCGCTCTTGAATAcgcgattatcctgaattgtgaattttctttgaattcactattatcgtttGTGGTGAATTTAGAAGACgaaaagcttgatatggatcaTTGGAGATGGCCATATGTTTTCTTAAAAGAgaacccaagtgtatggacaaaggactcgaacctgggaatgttcattGTTAACCTgtcacttgaccaccacaccgctaactgttcagggacaatatttgaaacactatttgataaagtcgcaaaaaaggttgctgttattcatcgtggtgaagtgcaataataataaagtattctcgtttgtctcacgatgaggtcacttgtgatgtagatcgcgacgtttcgactgcatactgcgaGTCTTTATCAGGCGATGatgtcgactggttacgcgtcaccttttaagcaggatgctccgctgtgactggttggttttcagcagctgttaTTGGTGCATGTACCCTTAAGACCTATTGTGTCATGCGTTAACACCTTGGCATATGATTTATCTGCCTACTTAGCTAACATCTTATCTCCTTTAACAGGTAACTCGGGTTTCACGGTGACTAATTCAGCTCATTTTCGTATCTACCATTAGCGGCGAGACTATCCTAGACAACGAAATCATGGTGTCTTTCGACGTAGAGTCGCTGTTTACCAACGTTCCTATCGACGCCGCTGTACAAACCGCGCTACAGAAACTAGAGGACGACCCAAGCCTTGCGGACCGCACGACACTAACACCTGCTCAGATCGCTGACCTCCTGAATTTCGTATTGAGATCCACATACTTCCAGTATAACGGATCAATTTACGAACAATTAGAAGGAGCAGCCATGGGAAGCCCGGTCTCCGCTGTTATTGCTAACCTGTACATGGAGAGTTCTGAACAACAGGCAACTTCTACTTCGGCCTACAAACCTAGGATCTGgaaacgctacgttgacgacacTTTCACCATCCTGGATCGCGGAAACGTTGACAGCTTCTTACAGCATCTGAACAACCAGCAACCTTCCATTCGCTTCACCATGGAGACAGAGAACGACTACAAACTCGCTTTCCTTGACACCGCAGTTTCAAGAGAACCGGGCGGCCGCCTCACCACCAGCGGGAACAGGAAGCCTACGCACAGTGATCAGTACGTAGCGTATGATTCCCACCACCCGCAATCAGTAAAACGCGGTATTGTCAAGTGCCTCTACGAGCGCGCCAAACGTCTAGTCACAAAGCACTATGTTATCTCCAAGGAGAGGAACACCTGTCTTCTGTTCTTGTCTCTAATGGTTAccctctttctttcttgcagaaaatcaccaagaccAGGAAACCGAGTAGCAGTGCTGAGCCCACGATCGAAGTCTACTGAGGTTTTACACTATGTCAAAGGCCTATCCGAACAACTTCGCCGCTGCCTACAGCAACAAGGCATACGCGCTGTTTTCAAGTCGGAGACTACATTAAGATCACATCTAGTACGACCGAAAGACGCTGTCAAGCCgactaaacaagatggcgtggtttacaggattccctGTGAATGCGGTAAAGTCTACATCGGCGAGACTGGAAGGTCTATGCAAGATAGAATCAAAGAACATAAGCGAGACATCCGACTTGCCCGTGCCCAGACCTCTgccgtttcagaacacgctaacGACACCGGGCACAACccgctttggaacgaagtaaagtttattgatcgtgatcctcattggtacacacgcagggtcaaagaggcgattcacataagacatcaccctaacaacatcaaTAGGGATAGTGAaatagaaattccggaagcatggatgcccacgatcaagaaacagtacgacagcggaccgccgaaggaacaacacaccaaaacagcgaggatcgaaatgcaGCAATCACTGCttctgaaaaccaaccaatcacagcgaaGCATCCTccttaaaaggtgacgcgtaaccagtcgacctcgtcgtctgatgaagactagcagtatgcagtcaaAACGTCGCTATCtgcatcacaagtgaccacatcgtgagacaaacgaaaatactttattattacttagctcttattagcccagcaggaggtctgtatgggagtgTTACGGTTGCCATATAGTTATTAGACCAAAGCTCTTTGGGTCAGAACAATGGGGCAACCGTAACACctcacaattattcaaaatgaaagtttagcagataagcgattttaaattcacatttcttgatataaacgctgtttaaaaaacaaatttgtttgtaaacataatttccttcggtttaaactgaagtagtaagagtggaggttgCTTTAAGAAAGAAacgcgtgtgtacgccgcagaattaacatgcagcacgggagttttgggctttcagacttttaaactcgcgttttgcatttgtaaaaagctgcattcacacgctgaaattttaaactagtgagcttTTGACGTCACCAACCcttgaggtccaatcggtcagttttgaacgtgagtaatggttgaccttgaaatccaaaacctacactcaaagtaaacggccatTGGATACAAGTCAAACCTCAattttttgccagtcaggtgttaagcagacattttcaaaatctgaagaaaaaatggaagtgattttttttttacatcacaggggcactttaagatcaTGCATGACAGGAGCCCATCATGACTATTCCctattttctcaaatcccataatacacctcgtTTACCAcccaaaatttgcataggcattgtttttgatttctcttgggacatcttatgcaaattttggggggtaaacaagatgtattatgggatttgagaaaaaacTCTTCATTTAACTCTCATTGCATGGGAGACCTATTTTCTCGTTTTGGCCCAGATGAAACAGATGAAATTCAGTAACGCAAAGAGACGACCTATaacataaattttttttttagaaaagttGTTAATTTACGCGATTTGCATAAAGCATGGATGATGCATTCTTttaagaaactaaatattttaagcaagagccgatacaacgtagatttgattttagtgatgtactatatttcggctggccaaaccagccttcttcaggtacaatgagagtttacattgaattgcttctgtgcatatatatatatatatatatttttttttttttttttgaattaacaaggctggaaatccaacgatgcagtcccaagctagtaggatccgaaggacacacaacgctttgctagaaatattaagtaatttgagtgtacaaatagcgacagcgaactactagcagaaccattgaatgaaaaacatattgccgtgagtgggaatcgaacccgcgtccccctggttactagttgggtgtgctaaccactgcaccaacacgacaaccctgctggaaacagagcaatcggtgaggtgattggttagccgcggggttccccggcgtttaacattcaggaacaggacgtacatcggatcatccgaggatgattcacaggctaccagctaataacaaattatatttttgaattaacaaggctggaaatccaagtTACAACAACTGCAAGGGTCATTCGCACTATTCCCATATACCTATAACAATCACGTCAGTTTTAGGCCCCCCAGTTATAAAGAAAACCATGCACTTTGTTGCAGCTACTAGTATTCAGCACGTGGTGGGCGTGATAGGTTGTTAATTAAGGGTGATCATCTAGggaattaattataatttttctCACCCTTTGTCTGACGTTATATAAATGGCCCACGTGGATGCAGCAGGAAACAAGCACAGAAAAATTCAAAGTCCATCTTCGCATCTTggacaagaaaaagaaatctaaaTTTGTGCATTTCGAGCTCACGGATATTCCCAAATTTACGTTTGCCGAGGAACTGAAGGAGTACTTGCTTCAAAAGTACTCGAATTTGATGCAACCAGCTGaaaatacatc is a genomic window of Montipora foliosa isolate CH-2021 unplaced genomic scaffold, ASM3666993v2 scaffold_407, whole genome shotgun sequence containing:
- the LOC137988121 gene encoding uncharacterized protein; the encoded protein is MVSFDVESLFTNVPIDAAVQTALQKLEDDPSLADRTTLTPAQIADLLNFVLRSTYFQYNGSIYEQLEGAAMGSPVSAVIANLYMESSEQQATSTSAYKPRIWKRYVDDTFTILDRGNVDSFLQHLNNQQPSIRFTMETENDYKLAFLDTAVSREPGGRLTTSGNRKPTHSDQYVAYDSHHPQSVKRGIVKCLYERAKRLVTKHYVISKERNTCLLFLSLMVTLFLSCRKSPRPGNRVAVLSPRSKSTEVLHYVKGLSEQLRRCLQQQGIRAVFKSETTLRSHLVRPKDAVKPTKQDGVVYRIPCECGKVYIGETGRSMQDRIKEHKRDIRLARAQTSAVSEHANDTGHNPLWNEVKFIDRDPHWYTRRVKEAIHIRHHPNNINRDSEIEIPEAWMPTIKKQYDSGPPKEQHTKTARIEMQQSLLLKTNQSQRSILLKR